A window from Calliopsis andreniformis isolate RMS-2024a chromosome 5, iyCalAndr_principal, whole genome shotgun sequence encodes these proteins:
- the Alpha-catr gene encoding alpha-catenin related, whose protein sequence is MPAAFYRRDRNMYDCGMIPDRQISTLVSHRERPLCSDRSLRAVARVGQAVNLAVERFVTVGETIADDNPEIKQDMYEACKEARVAGSAIEKLCECAMEDSLADRGSVVRAARCLLGSVTRVLLLADIVVVKQLLLAKDKVARSLGRLESVSNFTEFVKAFSQFGAEMVELAHLTGDRQNDLKDERRRAQMAAARQVLERSTMMLLTSSKTCLRHPECPSARENRDTVFCQMRRAMDLIHYVVKDGVLDCSESQSYSNSQSPQQEDWDSSTAFSALKHFERLVETTRMTLLGPGCRETLTSALETVVERTQDFTDSAYTSHEHRENILLLCDRAKLELNTLLRIGNSMNYEGNGGSPSSEMEQAVLGVLRTTRDLRQQLCATTMEQAGDLGQVTKAGQELVSTIRNLALANDINRLQESSDRFHEYIDHILEVCKMLRHVALSESLQVSAKFTEINLRIYGPQVVTAAHTLARHPTSKIAKENLEVFADMWQWLMTDVTTVAKDVLELNQNRPEKQVYMSLPRPGKHGTTSKPLKPVRLDSEEQAKIAKAGLEMKLITSEMDAETEKWQESGSALEENNDIVKRAKNMSSMAFSMYQFTRGEGALKTTQDLFTQAEYFAEEANRLYKVVRQFSYQVPGGPHKKELLENLDRVPTYVQQLQFTVKNPTVGKAATFTKVDNVIQETKNLMNVISKVVTTCFVCATKHNVTMPQYVELSPTTVPGLGEEDCLYPVSPQLLPSTSPYVQPHPLTSAQLHNILRAPGLNFPPFNYATLPLSTSTSANGARNSASFVHPSVLPYSANSPQTSCGPQAPHCLQNLQLLQLQLQHAQLQHLRHTTLPR, encoded by the exons ATCTCTACATTAGTGTCGCACAGAGAACGTCCGCTATGTTCGGACAGAAGTCTCCGTGCGGTCGCCAGAGTCGGACAGGCAGTGAATTTGGCGGTGGAAAGGTTCGTCACCGTTGGCGAAACCATCGCAGATGACAATCCAGAAATCAAACAAGACATGTACGAGGCCTGCAAGGAGGCAAGAGTTGCTG GCTCGGCGATCGAGAAGTTATGCGAATGTGCGATGGAGGACAGCCTAGCTGACCGAGGGTCCGTCGTCAGGGCTGCCAGATGCCTTCTCGGCTCTGTGACGAGAGTCCTCCTGTTGGCTGACATCGTCGTCGTCAAGCAACTTCTCCTTGCAAAGGACAAGGTGGcacgtagcctaggtcgcctcgaAAGTGTCTCGAACTTCACCGAATTTGTGAAAGCATTCAGCCAATTCGGGGCAGAGATGGTAGAGCTGGCACATCTAACGGGCGATCGCCAG AATGATCTGAAAGATGAAAGACGAAGGGCGCAAATGGCTGCGGCTCGCCAAGTCTTGGAGAGGAGTACCATGATGTTGCTTACGTCCAGTAAAACCTGCTTGAGGCATCCTGAGTGTCCATCAGCCAGGGAGAACAGGGACACCGTGTTCTGTCAGATGAGAAGAGCCATGGATCTGATACATTACGTCGTTAAAGATGGTGTGCTGGATTGTAGCGAATCACAGTCGTACTCTAACTCTCAG AGTCCGCAGCAAGAGGACTGGGACAGCAGCACTGCTTTCTCTGCGCTGAAACACTTCGAGAGACTAGTCGAGACTACGAGGATGACTCTCTTAGGACCAGGGTGTCGAGAAACACTGACGTCTGCCCTCGAAACCGTCGTCGAAAGAACCCAGGACTTCACGGATAGCGCATACACGAGCCACGAGCACAGAGAAAACATCCTTTTGCTTTGCGATCGGGCGAAACTCGAGCTGAACACACTGCTGAGAATCGGTAACAGCATG AACTACGAAGGTAACGGTGGTTCCCCGAGCTCTGAGATGGAGCAAGCCGTGCTGGGAGTATTACGAACCACCAGGGACCTCCGCCAGCAACTGTGCGCGACGACGATGGAGCAGGCAGGTGATCTCGGCCAGGTAACCAAAGCGGGCCAAGAACTTGTGTCAACGATCAGGAACCTCGCTTTGGCCAACGACATAAACCGCCTCCAGGAGAGCAGCGACAGATTTCACGAGTACATTGATCACATTCTCGAG GTGTGCAAAATGCTCAGACACGTCGCGCTCTCGGAGTCGTTGCAAGTTTCAGCAAAGTTCACGGAAATCAATTTGAGAATATACGGTCCCCAAGTGGTCACAGCGGCGCACACGTTGGCAAGGCATCCTACTAGCAAAATCGCCAAGGAGAATCTGGAAG TATTCGCCGATATGTGGCAGTGGCTCATGACTGACGTTACCACCGTGGCGAAAGATGTGCTCGAATTGAATCAGAATCGACCCGAGAAGCAAGTATACATGTCCTTGCCACGACCAGGG AAACACGGCACAACAAGCAAACCATTGAAACCAGTAAGACTGGACAGCGAGGAGCAGGCGAAGATCGCGAAGGCTGGGCTGGAGATGAAGCTGATTACATCGGAGATGGACGCGGAGACGGAAAAGTGGCAAGAGAGCGGAAGCGCCCTGGAGGAGAACAATGACATCGTGAAACGGGCGAAGAACATGTCCTCCATGGCGTTCTCGATGTACCAGTTCACCAGGGGCGAGGGCGCTCTGAAGACCACCCAAGATCTGTTCACCCAAGCTGAGTATTTCGCTGAGGAGGCGAACAGATTGTACAAGGTTGTGAGACAATTCAGCTACCAG GTACCAGGTGGCCCGCACAAGAAAGAACTCTTGGAGAATCTCGATCGAGTGCCGACCTATGTCCAGCAGCTCCAGTTCACCGTGAAGAACCCCACCGTCGGGAAAGCTGCTACCTTCACGAAGGTTGATAACGTGATACAAGAGACAAAGAACTTGATGAACGTGATTTCGAAAGTGGTCACCACGTGTTTCGTCTGCGCCACAAAG CACAATGTCACGATGCCGCAGTACGTGGAGCTCAGTCCAACGACGGTGCCTGGTCTAGGTGAAGAGGATTGCTTGTACCCAGTTAGCCCCCAGTTGCTACCGTCCACCAGTCCCTACGTGCAGCCCCATCCCTTAACCTCCGCCCAATTACACAATATTTTGAGGGCGCCTGGCCTCAACTTCCCGCCCTTCAATTACGCCACCCTGCCTCTGTCCACGTCGACGAGCGCCAACGGTGCACGCAACTCCGCGTCCTTCGTTCATCCCTCTGTTCTACCCTACTCAGCGAACAGCCCTCAGACCAGTTGCGGACCTCAGGCACCGCATTGCCTGCAGAATCTTCAGCTACTGCAGCTTCAGCTGCAACACGCGCAGCTGCAGCACTTAAGACACACCACACTACCGAGATAG